A window of Falsibacillus pallidus genomic DNA:
CTATGGCAGAAAAGCAAGAGACGGTTGCTACAATCGGAGGTACTTCAATCAGCCGGGAAGATTGGCTGCACGAACTCGATCAAAGATACGGGAAAAGTGTCCTGAGAGATCTGATTGATGAAAAAGTCGTCAAACAGATGGCGGATAAATACGGAGTCAAAGCCCCTGAGAAGGAAATTGAACAAGAAGTCAAAATGTACAAAAGCGTACTCAATCCCATGGACCATGAAAACGTGTTGAATGAAGAGCAATTAAAGAGAGAGATTCAGACCAATTTGCTTCTGGAAGAATTGGTTACAAAGGATGTATCTGTTTCCGAAGATGATATGAAGCGATACTATGAACGAAATAAAGACCTTTATGATCTCCCGGATGCCTATAGGATCTCCATGATTGTTTCTCCGACTAAGGAAGAGGCGGAGAAAACCGAGCAGGAACTAAAGGACGGTTCCCATTTTGATGTATTGGCCATGGAGCGATCAATTGATGCGGAGTCCGCTCCACAAGGCGGGGATATCGGATATATCTCGGAGCAATCAGAAGAATACCCCGCGCAATTTTTAGAAACGGCCAAGACCCTTAAAGAAAATGAATGGAGCAAACCAATTCCTTATAATAAAAAGGGCTACGCCATTCTTTTGCTAAAGGAAAAAGTACCGGGTACAACCTACGAATACCATGATGTGAAGGATCAAATCCGCAGGCAGATTGCCTTGGAGCACATTGAAAACCCGATGAATCCGGAAAATTTCTGGAAAGAAGCAAAAGTGAAATGGTTTTACGGTGCCCCGGATGAGCATACTAACTAAACGGCTAAGCGATTAGCCGTTTTTATAATGCTTAAAATATTTACGCCTACATACAATAGACTGAAGGTAGAAGCATATTCATTGACAGTGCTGCAAACGATTTGGTAAATTTTATTAAAACCAATAAAAATACTCGGTATTAGGAGTGAGGACAATGGCACGAATTGCAAATTCTATTACAGACCTAATCGGTCAAACCCCCATTGTGAAACTGAACAGGCTGGCCGATGAAAATTCAGCGGATGTATATTTGAAATTGGAGTATATGAACCCAGGGAGCAGCGTAAAAGATCGTATTGCTCTTGCCATGATTGAGGCGGCAGAAAAAGCCGGCAAATTAAATCCTGGCGATACAATCGTTGAGCCTACGAGCGGCAATACAGGGATCGGGCTTGCGATGGTAGCTGCTGCAAAAGGATATAAAGCAGTATTGGTCATGCCGGAAACAATGAGCATGGAGCGCAGGAACCTCCTCCGGGCATATGGTGCGGAGCTTGAATTGACTCCTGGTCCAGAGGGAATGAAAGGTGCTATTGCCAAGGCGGAAGAGCTTGTGAAAGAAAAAGGCTTCTTCATGCCGCAGCAATTCCAGAATGAAGCGAATCCTGAAGTCCATCAAAAAACAACCGGAAAAGAAATCGTTGAACAGATGGGCGGTCAATTAGATGCGTTTGTAGCAGGCATCGGTACAGGCGGAACGATCACAGGTGCGGGAAAAGTATTGAAGGAAGCATATCCAAATGTCCGCATCTACGCAATCGAACCGGAAGATTCTCCAATCCTTTCAGGCGGGAAGCCAGGCCCTCATAAAATTCAAGGCCTTGGTGCTGGATTTGTTCCGGATATCCTTAATACAGACATTTACGACGAAGTCATCAAAGTAGGAACGGAAAATTCTTTTGAATATGCGCGCCGTGCAGCAAAAGAAGAAGGAATTTTAGGCGGCATTTCCTCGGGTGCTGCTATCTACGCAGCGTTGGAAGTAGCGAAAAAGCTTGGAAAAGGCAAAAAAGTGCTGGCGGTCATCCCAAGTAATGGGGAGCGCTACCTGAGCACGCCGCTGTATCAATTTGATGAGGAATAACGAGAGATGCTAAAAGGGCAGGTCATTGTGATCTGCCTTTTTTTTATACCTCTTAATTTTTATGTATCAGGAACCCTTTCATCCTGTATGATGTAGTCATAGACAATGAGAAGGAGCGTGCCCCACAGATGAAGGACAAGCTTTATTATGAAAAAGTGCCGTGCAGCAAAGAGCTTTTTTTTCAAGGATTCTCTACGTTTTCTAAAGACTGCCCAACCCATGTTCTCCTTGAGAGCGGCAGAGGTGGGAGATATAGTTTTGCCGGACTTCATCCTTTTGCAAAGCTGATTGCGAAAAATAATGGATTAGAAATATTGGAAGGCGGTGCTGCCGCATTTCTTCCTGGAGACCCATTAGAACTCCTGGATGACTGGATGAAAGCTCGCCAAATGCCAAAAGAAGAGGGAGTACCCGATTTTCAAGGCGGTGTCATTGGTTATATCAGCTATGATTATGTCCGTTATATAGAGGATATTGGCGAAAATGCTGTAGATGATCTGGGTATGCCGGACATTTATTTTCTTGCCTTTGATGAATGGGCTGTATTCGACCATCAAGAAAATGAGTTATGGGTAATGGAGCTTAGAGAAGAAGGGAACTCACCCGAATTAAAAGCAGAGCTCGAACGATGGCTCTCCTGCGGCAGTCCTGAAGGTGAGGCTTCTTCGAGTATCGGCTCCGACGGCATGCGAACAGATGACCGATCTGTTTCGATGGACGAAAATCAATTTAAATATGCAGTAGATTCCATTCGCGAATACATTGCGAGCGGCGACGTATTTCAAGTGAATCTGTCTGTCAGGCAGTCAATCGAATTAAACTTGCATCCGTTTGAGGTTTACAGCTCCTTGAGGCAGTTGAATCCTTCGCCATATATGTCCTATATCCATACGCCTGAATTTGACATTGTTTCCGCTTCCCCTGAATTGCTGGTGAAAAAATCTGGTCTGGATGTCTCGACAAGACCTATAGCAGGTACACGCTCAAGGGGCAAGGATGAGGAAGAGGATATAAGGCTTGCTTCGGAGCTCATTGAAAATGAGAAAGAACGGGCTGAACATGTCATGCTTGTCGACTTGGAGCGGAATGATCTGGGGAAAGTATGCGACTACGGATCTGTCCATGTGGATGAGTTCATGGTAATAGAGAAATACTCGCATGTCATGCACATCGTTTCCAATGTGAGGGGGAAAATGAATGAGGATTATAATGGCACTGACTTAATAAAAGCAGTGTTTCCCGGGGGAACGATTACAGGGGCGCCGAAAATCAGAACCATGGAAATCATTGAAGAACTTGAACCAGTCAAAAGGGGCCTTTACACCGGATCGATTGGATGGATCGGATTTAATACTGACATGGAGCTTAACATCGTCATCAGGACCATGCTGGTGAAGGATGGACAGGCACATATCCAGGCTGGAGCGGGAATTGTCATTGACTCCAACCCCAAGTATGAATATAAGGAATCTCTTAAAAAAGCAGCAGCCTTATGGAGGGCAATCGAAGCGGCAGGTGAATTAAAATGATCCTCATGATTGATAACTACGACTCATTTACCTTTAACCTTGTTCAATATATCGGTGAACTCGGAGAACAGATTATTGTCAGAAGAAATGATAAAATAACAATTGAAGAAATAGAAAAACTGGCTCCCAGCTATCTTATGATCTCACCGGGGCCATGCAGTCCGGATGAGGCAGGGATCAGCATGGAGGCCATTCAATATTTTGCCGGGAAAATACCGATCTTTGGCGTCTGCTTAGGACATCAATCCATTGCCCAGGTTTTTGGAGGGAAGGTCATTCGAGCCAAACGCCTGATGCACGGAAAGACATCTGAAATCCACCATGATGGAAAAACGGTCTATGAATCACTGAAGAATCCTTTTTCTGCAACAAGATATCATTCCTTGATTGTGGAGAAAGAAACATTGCCTGATTGCCTCGAGATCACATCATGGACTGATGAAGGGGAGATCATGGGCATACGTCATAAGGAATTCCCAATAGAAGGGGTGCAGTTCCATCCTGAATCGATCATGACGGAGGAAGGCAAGACGCTTCTCCGTAATTTCTTTGCTTCATATAAAAAAGAATCTA
This region includes:
- a CDS encoding peptidyl-prolyl cis-trans isomerase, translated to MGKKQLWFAIGFLLITNIATLVFFIAKQHSSVPAAMAEKQETVATIGGTSISREDWLHELDQRYGKSVLRDLIDEKVVKQMADKYGVKAPEKEIEQEVKMYKSVLNPMDHENVLNEEQLKREIQTNLLLEELVTKDVSVSEDDMKRYYERNKDLYDLPDAYRISMIVSPTKEEAEKTEQELKDGSHFDVLAMERSIDAESAPQGGDIGYISEQSEEYPAQFLETAKTLKENEWSKPIPYNKKGYAILLLKEKVPGTTYEYHDVKDQIRRQIALEHIENPMNPENFWKEAKVKWFYGAPDEHTN
- the cysK gene encoding cysteine synthase A; protein product: MARIANSITDLIGQTPIVKLNRLADENSADVYLKLEYMNPGSSVKDRIALAMIEAAEKAGKLNPGDTIVEPTSGNTGIGLAMVAAAKGYKAVLVMPETMSMERRNLLRAYGAELELTPGPEGMKGAIAKAEELVKEKGFFMPQQFQNEANPEVHQKTTGKEIVEQMGGQLDAFVAGIGTGGTITGAGKVLKEAYPNVRIYAIEPEDSPILSGGKPGPHKIQGLGAGFVPDILNTDIYDEVIKVGTENSFEYARRAAKEEGILGGISSGAAIYAALEVAKKLGKGKKVLAVIPSNGERYLSTPLYQFDEE
- the pabA gene encoding aminodeoxychorismate/anthranilate synthase component II, which codes for MILMIDNYDSFTFNLVQYIGELGEQIIVRRNDKITIEEIEKLAPSYLMISPGPCSPDEAGISMEAIQYFAGKIPIFGVCLGHQSIAQVFGGKVIRAKRLMHGKTSEIHHDGKTVYESLKNPFSATRYHSLIVEKETLPDCLEITSWTDEGEIMGIRHKEFPIEGVQFHPESIMTEEGKTLLRNFFASYKKESINV
- a CDS encoding anthranilate synthase component I family protein produces the protein MKDKLYYEKVPCSKELFFQGFSTFSKDCPTHVLLESGRGGRYSFAGLHPFAKLIAKNNGLEILEGGAAAFLPGDPLELLDDWMKARQMPKEEGVPDFQGGVIGYISYDYVRYIEDIGENAVDDLGMPDIYFLAFDEWAVFDHQENELWVMELREEGNSPELKAELERWLSCGSPEGEASSSIGSDGMRTDDRSVSMDENQFKYAVDSIREYIASGDVFQVNLSVRQSIELNLHPFEVYSSLRQLNPSPYMSYIHTPEFDIVSASPELLVKKSGLDVSTRPIAGTRSRGKDEEEDIRLASELIENEKERAEHVMLVDLERNDLGKVCDYGSVHVDEFMVIEKYSHVMHIVSNVRGKMNEDYNGTDLIKAVFPGGTITGAPKIRTMEIIEELEPVKRGLYTGSIGWIGFNTDMELNIVIRTMLVKDGQAHIQAGAGIVIDSNPKYEYKESLKKAAALWRAIEAAGELK